One window of the Rhipicephalus sanguineus isolate Rsan-2018 chromosome 4, BIME_Rsan_1.4, whole genome shotgun sequence genome contains the following:
- the LOC119389694 gene encoding protein PBDC1, giving the protein MAKIADGVDPVAALGAAQLLTRPASEFGNDPTVESLWAIKAVEHMEVYFNLISAVDPKILKLTPHDEDIYKAFRERFPNLDVKRLVESEIKSEESKKEWREFCMKFENVVEDFNFATLVRLDSERDYAEENTTLVPRVQFYAIEIARNREGFNDAVRKNYPPKPRPQKQ; this is encoded by the coding sequence ATGGCGAAGATCGCGGACGGCGTGGATCCTGTAGCGGCGCTTGGAGCCGCGCAGTTGCTCACAAGGCCTGCCTCCGAGTTCGGCAATGATCCCACGGTCGAGTCCTTGTGGGCGATCAAAGCTGTGGAACACATGGAGGTATATTTTAACCTAATCAGTGCCGTCGATCCCAAAATCCTGAAATTGACACCACACGACGAAGACATCTATAAGGCATTCAGGGAGCGCTTCCCGAACTTGGATGTCAAGCGTCTTGTGGAGTCGGAAATAAAAAGCGAAGAGTCCAAGAAGGAGTGGAGGGAGTTCTGCATGAAGTTCGAGAACGTCGTGGAGGACTTCAACTTCGCCACTCTTGTTCGACTGGACAGCGAGCGGGACTACGCGGAGGAAAACACGACGCTCGTCCCGAGGGTCCAGTTCTACGCTATTGAAATTGCGCGGAATAGGGAAGGGTTCAACGACGCCGTCAGAAAAAACTATCCTCCAAAACCTCGTCCGCAGAAGCAGTGA
- the LOC119389693 gene encoding DALR anticodon-binding domain-containing protein 3, with protein MELSRTFALFLEDFCSRVHVTDIPTIEAVGYTSRRRRKHSADYRVFVGRPSHASLQPHLERLVHELLSASASWTIPLSSCQILSPQYLDVSLNRAAAYRSLFSFILGPQGMSGQQQERVSGENSVLIFVPHLDESFTGIRTEILAAYASRCYGDRNVGVNIYTTKPLRSLQRHAFHNIITCDQGFASGTHGNDVVTDYMKFFEEGETFNLKSYVASEGIDVSGHDVHLGKVSIESPAFVIARQLAHILRNHSDTNSITVLVVIPACKSFVVQQAGLLCTAMLPGDQLNKLQPTVLYLIHEGTFELGDCSFDDYLEQRRTFVMGAFQRPQADPSASGGGCSFENESALTGNNLQAAINVLVETEVTYEFLSSKQNVKLKLCERLSHAEKGHYFSQYTLARIAAILDKYESSVKAGTYPALCLLEDVDFDLLCEEPEWLLWHRLLLCWQVLREPMPQTLPGSVKVEVNAHTLFRALEALCTEFSAYYSKVRVLVHPEPHLNATVFARIWLIKAVQRMVLCVLNRFGLKGLNRM; from the exons ATGGAACTTTCTCGAACATTTGCTTTGTTCCTAGAGGACTTCTGCAGTCGAGTGCACGTGACGGACATTCCTACGATCGAAGCTGTGGGCTACACTTCCAGGAGAAGGCGTAAGCATTCGGCGGACTATCGGGTTTTCGTCGGAAGACCGAGCCACGCAAGTCTGCAGCCACACTTGGAGCGTCTCGTGCACGAACTCTTGTCTGCTAGTGCGTCCTGGACTATACCTCTCAGCAGTTGCCAGATCCTATCACCACAGTATCTCGATGTTTCTCTGAACCGCGCCGCAGCTTACAGATCGTTGTTCAGTTTTATACTTGGCCCTCAAGGGATGAGCGGTCAGCAGCAGGAACGAGTCAGCGGCGAAAACAGTGTGCTCATATTTGTCCCTCACCTCGACGAATCGTTCACGGGCATACGGACCGAAATATTGGCGGCCTATGCCTCGAGATGTTATGGTGACAGGAATGTGGGTGTTAACATCTACACCACCAAGCCATTGCGTTCACTACAGCGGCATGCTTTTCACAATATAATCACATGCGACCAAGGCTTTGCATCCGGAACACACGGAAACGACGTAGTTACTGATTACATGAAATTTTTTGAAGAGGGAGAAACATTTAATCTTAAGAGCTACGTCGCCAGCGAAGGCATTGATGTTTCGGGCCACGACGTACATCTTGGCAAAGTGAGCATTGAAAGCCCTGCGTTTGTGATTGCACGCCAGCTTGCGCACATCCTCAGAAATCACAGTGACACCAATTCTATCACTGTACTTGTAGTCATTCCAGCCTGTAAAAGTTTTGTTGTACAACAGGCTGGACTCTTGTGCACAGCGATGCTTCCCGGGGATCAGCTAAACAAGCTTCAGCCAACGGTGCTTTATTTGATTCATGAAGGGACTTTTGAACTCGGCGATTGTTccttcgacgattacttggagcAGAGGAGGACTTTTGTGATGGGAGCCTTTCAGCGTCCTCAAGCAGACCCGTCGGCCTCTGGCGGAGGCTGCAGTTTCGAAAACGAGTCTGCACTGACTGGCAACAACTTACAGGCAGCAATCAACGTGCTTGTGGAGACTGAAGTCACTTACGAGTTCCTCTCAAGCAAGCAGAATGTCAAGTTGAAATTGTGCGAGCGCTTGAGTCATGCAGAAAAGGGCCACTACTTCTCTCAGTACACCTTGGCTAGGATTGCTGCGATACTAGACAAGTATGAATCGTCTGTAAAAGCAG GCACATACCCAGcactgtgcctgctggaagacgTCGACTTTGACCTGCTCTGCGAAGAGCCCGAGTGGCTGCTGTGGCACAGGCTGTTGCTTTGCTGGCAGGTGCTTCGAGAGCCCATGCCCCAGACACTGCCTGGCAGTGTGAAAGTGGAAGTGAATGCGCACACCCTCTTCAGAGCCCTGGAGGCACTCTGCACAGAGTTCAGTGCCTA